ATAGATTGCATTGTAAATTTTGAGCTAGTCTTATCTCCAGTGCCATTCAATCCAATCACAAGACCATAACCAATAAGTTGGTTATCCCTCACACCAACTACATTGGCAATTTCCCCAATTTTTTCAGCAAAACCAAAGCAACAAAACAAACATAATAAAAAAAACTTTTTCATTTTATAAGCTCCATCCTTGAAGACTAAATGCTACTTATTCTGTAAAGCAAGCAATATTTATTCCAATATTTTTAGCCTAATCTCAATTTACCCAAAACTTTTTTATCTAACACCATAAGTCATCATTATTTTGTTTATGCTATAATCCCAGCCACAAAAATCTTAAAATGATTTTTTATTTCGGAGTATGGCGCAGCCTGATTAGCGCGCACCCTTGGGGTGGGTGAGGTCGTGGGTTTGAATCCCGCTACTCCGACCATGTTCTTGTTTTTTTTATCTTTCATTTATACCAAATCTAGTCACCTTGCAAAATAAATTTACTACAAGTAAAAACCACAAAAACTTTATCAACACTTTGCAAAAACTTTTAGAATATGTCAATATCAAATGAAATTACAAGCTAAATTTTAGAAATAAACAAAACATTAGTCTAAAGCATATCTCTGTAAAATAAGGTTAAGTAAATCTTATAACTAAAAAAGAAGAAACTCAAGATAAATACAACACTCAAGATTTATAAAAACATCCCAATAGAAACTCTTTGACTCATACCCTCAAACAAAGAATAACTCTTTTATACTTTTTCATTTATAGAATTTTTACGATAGAATCTAGTTTTAACTTTAATTTAGATCAATACAAAACCGTAGGATAATTTTATGGCTATAGATGAGAGAAAGCAAAAAGCAATAGAGCTTGCTTTAAAACAAATTGATAAAACTTTTGGCAAGGGAGCGCTAGTTAGACTTGGTGACAAACAAGTAGAGAAAGTTGAAGCAATCTCTACTGGATCCCTGGGTCTTGATATGGCACTTGGTATTAATGGAGTTCCTAGAGGAAGAATTATTGAAATATATGGTCCAGAATCAAGTGGAAAAACTACCCTAAGTCTTCAAATCATAGCAGAATGTCAAAAAAATGGCGGAATCTGTGCTTTTATTGATGCTGAACATGCTCTTGATGTTTATTATGCAAAAAGACTTGGGGTTGATACTGAAAACTTACTAGTTTCTCAACCTGATAATGGAGAACAAGCTCTTGAAATTCTTGAAACATTAACACGCAGTGGAGCTGTTGATTTGGTTGTTATAGATTCTGTAGCAGCACTCACACCAAAAGCTGAAATAGATGGTGATATGGGAGATCAACATGTAGGACTTCAAGCAAGATTGATGAGTCATGCTCTAAGAAAAATTACGGGGGTCTTGCACAAAATGCAAACCACTTTGATTTTTATCAACCAAATTCGGATGAAGATTGGAATGATGGGATATGGAAGTCCAGAGACTACGACAGGAGGTAATGCACTTAAATTTTATGCAAGTGTAAGAATTGATATCAGACGCATTGCAACATTAAAGCAAGCTGAACAACAAATCGGAAATCGCGTCAAAGCAAAGGTAGTAAAAAATAAAGTAGCCCCACCTTTTAGAGAAGCAGAGTTTGATATTATGTTTGGCGAGGGCATTAGCAAAGAGGGTGAAATTATTGATTATGGAATCAAGCTTGATATTATTGATAAAAGTGGTGCTTGGCTAAGCTATGGTGATAAAAAACTAGGACAGGGGAGAGAAAATGCAAAGCTTTTCTTGAAAGACAATCCACCTTTAGCAA
This region of Helicobacter sp. 'house sparrow 1' genomic DNA includes:
- the recA gene encoding recombinase RecA, with protein sequence MAIDERKQKAIELALKQIDKTFGKGALVRLGDKQVEKVEAISTGSLGLDMALGINGVPRGRIIEIYGPESSGKTTLSLQIIAECQKNGGICAFIDAEHALDVYYAKRLGVDTENLLVSQPDNGEQALEILETLTRSGAVDLVVIDSVAALTPKAEIDGDMGDQHVGLQARLMSHALRKITGVLHKMQTTLIFINQIRMKIGMMGYGSPETTTGGNALKFYASVRIDIRRIATLKQAEQQIGNRVKAKVVKNKVAPPFREAEFDIMFGEGISKEGEIIDYGIKLDIIDKSGAWLSYGDKKLGQGRENAKLFLKDNPPLANEITQKIKEQIGATDEILPLPEAPNEDL